In the genome of Armatimonadota bacterium, one region contains:
- the uvrA gene encoding excinuclease ABC subunit UvrA, whose amino-acid sequence MAQDKIVIQGAREHNLKNFRIELPRDKLIVITGISGSGKSTLAFDTLYAEGQRRYVESLSSYARQFLGVMDKPDVDYIEGLSPAVSIDQKSTSHNPRSTVGTITEVYDYLRLLFARAGRPHCPNCGKPITRQTVDGIVESVMQMPEGERIQVLGPVIRGRKGEYRQIFEDIHKMGFVRVRVDGEMREVTDDIPLDRYKQHTIEVVVDRLVVKDGIQTRLAEAIETGLKLGKGVVAISQQDGPETLFSEQFACPDCGINVGELEPRSFSFNSPYGACPDCTGLGTKTEFDPELVIPDPTKSIAEGALAPFLKRDGEMTEWRFAMLAGVAKRYGFSVETPIVDLKPNQLNVLLYGVQGEVAVEFKNKWGRSRTVSAAFEGILNILQRRYDDTESEYIRGELQQFMAVRPCPKCKGRRLKDESLAVTVGGRNIAEVARMSIEASCEWFGGLTPQLTERERTIGERIVKETRLRLGFLLDVGLGYLTLDRAANTLAGGEAQRIRLATQIGSGLMGVLYILDEPSIGLHQRDNRKLIQTLTRLRDLGNTVIVVEHDEETIREADYIVDLGPGAGDHGGHVVAAGPLSKILKTKESLTGQYLTKKRQIEIPLLRRPPTKKRIRLIGARQNNLKNVTAEIPLGLFVCVTGVSGSGKSTLIQETLFPRLMYHVYGTRHAWGVHNAIEGLNDVDKVVDIDQSPIGRTPRSNPATYTGVFDTIRDLFAAVPEARARGYLPGRFSFNVRGGRCEACRGDGMIKIEMQFLPDVYVPCESCKGARYGRETLEIKFKGKTISDVLNMTVEEAVGFFAAFPAIQRKMQTLNDVGLDYIRLGQPATTLSGGEAQRVKLATELSKRGTGSTVYILDEPTTGLHFEDIRKLLGVLHRLVDAGNTVLVIEHNLDVIKTADWVIDLGPEGGDAGGQIIVAGTPEEIAAHPTSWTGQFLRSVLK is encoded by the coding sequence CAATTCTTGGGCGTCATGGACAAGCCCGACGTGGATTACATCGAAGGGTTGTCCCCAGCCGTCTCTATCGACCAAAAGTCCACCAGCCACAATCCGCGCTCGACGGTCGGTACCATCACAGAAGTCTACGATTATCTTCGCTTGTTATTTGCTCGGGCGGGACGACCGCACTGCCCCAATTGCGGCAAACCGATTACCCGCCAGACCGTCGATGGCATTGTCGAAAGCGTAATGCAGATGCCTGAAGGCGAGCGCATCCAAGTGTTAGGACCGGTCATTCGCGGCCGAAAGGGCGAGTATCGGCAGATTTTCGAAGACATCCACAAGATGGGCTTCGTGCGCGTGCGCGTCGATGGCGAGATGCGCGAAGTAACCGACGACATCCCTCTCGACCGATACAAGCAGCACACCATCGAGGTCGTCGTCGACCGGTTGGTCGTCAAAGACGGCATTCAAACCCGACTGGCCGAAGCGATCGAGACGGGCTTGAAATTAGGCAAAGGCGTGGTGGCCATCAGCCAACAGGATGGGCCGGAGACGCTCTTCTCCGAACAGTTCGCCTGCCCCGATTGCGGCATCAACGTGGGCGAGCTAGAGCCGCGCTCCTTTTCCTTCAACAGTCCTTATGGCGCCTGCCCTGATTGCACCGGGCTGGGCACCAAGACCGAGTTCGATCCCGAGCTGGTGATTCCCGATCCTACTAAATCGATCGCCGAAGGGGCGCTAGCGCCCTTTTTGAAGCGCGACGGCGAGATGACCGAATGGCGATTTGCAATGTTGGCCGGAGTGGCCAAACGATACGGTTTTAGCGTCGAGACGCCCATCGTCGATCTCAAACCCAATCAGCTCAACGTTTTGCTGTACGGCGTCCAGGGCGAGGTGGCTGTAGAGTTTAAGAACAAGTGGGGTCGGTCTCGCACTGTCAGCGCCGCGTTCGAAGGCATTCTGAATATCCTTCAGCGACGGTACGACGATACCGAGAGCGAGTACATTCGGGGCGAGTTGCAACAGTTTATGGCCGTCCGTCCCTGCCCTAAATGCAAAGGCCGCCGCCTGAAGGACGAAAGCTTGGCCGTAACCGTAGGGGGACGAAACATTGCCGAGGTCGCACGCATGAGCATCGAGGCCTCTTGCGAGTGGTTCGGCGGCCTGACGCCCCAACTCACCGAGCGGGAGCGCACCATTGGCGAGAGAATTGTCAAAGAGACGCGACTTCGGCTGGGATTCCTGTTAGACGTTGGTTTAGGCTACCTGACGTTAGACCGCGCGGCCAACACGCTGGCGGGCGGCGAGGCGCAACGGATACGGTTAGCGACACAAATTGGAAGCGGATTGATGGGAGTGCTTTACATCCTGGACGAGCCGAGCATCGGTCTGCACCAGCGCGATAATCGCAAACTGATACAAACGCTCACGCGGCTGCGCGACCTGGGCAATACCGTCATCGTGGTCGAGCACGACGAAGAGACGATCCGCGAGGCCGATTACATCGTCGATCTGGGGCCGGGCGCGGGGGATCACGGCGGCCATGTGGTCGCCGCTGGGCCGCTCTCCAAGATACTAAAGACCAAAGAGAGCCTCACTGGACAGTATCTGACCAAAAAGCGACAAATCGAAATCCCCCTCCTGCGACGACCGCCGACCAAGAAGCGCATTCGGCTGATCGGCGCAAGACAGAATAACCTTAAGAACGTAACTGCGGAGATTCCCCTTGGTCTTTTTGTGTGCGTTACGGGCGTCAGCGGATCGGGCAAAAGCACGCTGATTCAAGAGACGCTCTTTCCGCGCCTCATGTACCACGTTTATGGCACGCGACACGCTTGGGGCGTTCACAACGCGATCGAAGGGCTGAACGACGTGGACAAGGTGGTCGACATCGATCAGTCGCCGATCGGGCGGACTCCGCGCAGCAATCCGGCCACCTATACCGGCGTGTTCGACACTATCCGCGACCTTTTCGCAGCCGTGCCCGAGGCTCGCGCCCGAGGCTATCTTCCCGGTCGCTTCAGCTTCAACGTCCGAGGCGGGCGATGCGAGGCCTGCCGCGGCGACGGGATGATTAAAATCGAGATGCAGTTTCTGCCCGATGTTTACGTGCCCTGCGAGAGTTGCAAAGGGGCGCGATACGGCCGCGAAACGCTGGAAATCAAGTTCAAGGGCAAAACCATCTCCGACGTGCTCAACATGACGGTCGAGGAGGCGGTCGGCTTCTTCGCCGCCTTTCCGGCCATCCAGCGCAAGATGCAGACCTTAAACGACGTGGGGCTTGATTACATTCGGCTAGGCCAGCCCGCCACAACCCTAAGCGGCGGCGAGGCGCAACGGGTGAAGCTGGCGACCGAACTGAGCAAGCGCGGCACCGGCAGCACGGTCTACATCCTGGACGAACCGACCACAGGGCTGCACTTTGAGGACATTCGCAAGCTGCTCGGCGTGCTGCACCGACTGGTCGATGCGGGCAACACCGTGCTGGTCATCGAGCACAATTTGGACGTGATCAAGACGGCCGATTGGGTGATCGATCTGGGCCCCGAGGGCGGCGACGCGGGCGGCCAGATCATCGTTGCGGGCACGCCTGAAGAGATCGCCGCACACCCGACCAGCTGGACCGGGCAGTTCTTGAGATCGGTATTGAAGTAG